In Massilia violaceinigra, one DNA window encodes the following:
- a CDS encoding outer membrane protein assembly factor BamB family protein: MHRFTRLLACLLAPAVLAACGGGGNGGASDKPPVTVVPGDKPPVTVAPGGDWLTIHSAALEIGMAEGQTSAFGMDISLSRTPSKPFNLGIVDGGGLIASSEVLAGTARQYSATMRSSSDLRPGTHRSTLELRACEDDPRVCAKPLEGSPWRLPLTINVKPKTDTSGRMSFAPAMAEITMQAGQAASLTVEASTSTVLGEKVHVALIDPAGILATPLGVRTLSDRQFAATLVPAKGLAPGVYTSKLEMRACADDAAVCHLPYAGSPWTLALKVTVLPADSVKPLPVLPQLGPWSTYRGNPAHTGYVPASFDPASFALRWQRLLAKEDGWATAPAHDNGLVFQGVVTYRGDRAALVAISEESGAEVWRTSLGLPFPVLTSHLNPPAAANGKVYLTSTSSDEASLWVFEQKTGKLLSRQKMDTQGRYALAPTVLGDTLYAPNGSAGGLSQFRAGGQQLAWSSALPAFADWTPAVDASHAYVYLDGRLYAMGVADGRLAYQVDDPDHLWPSYSGGTPVLSDNQFGFISDSGRLVAFNLARRTHAWTLHGKRVSTPAYAKGVLYLFNNTGNALEAYAPDSGKLLWTAAKLSDPADATWFDQLVVTDNLAFISSEASTLAIDLASGKTVWRYALGGKLSISDRGMLYIVNRSGRVAAVGLQ, translated from the coding sequence ATGCATCGATTCACACGTTTACTCGCCTGCCTGCTGGCACCGGCCGTGCTGGCCGCCTGCGGCGGCGGTGGCAATGGCGGCGCCAGCGACAAGCCGCCGGTCACCGTCGTGCCTGGCGACAAACCACCCGTCACAGTCGCCCCCGGTGGCGACTGGCTGACCATCCATAGCGCGGCGCTGGAGATCGGCATGGCCGAAGGCCAGACGAGCGCTTTCGGGATGGATATCTCGCTTTCCCGCACCCCGTCCAAGCCATTCAATCTGGGCATCGTCGATGGCGGCGGGCTGATCGCCTCGTCCGAGGTGCTGGCCGGCACGGCGCGCCAGTACTCGGCCACCATGCGCAGTTCGAGCGACCTCCGGCCCGGCACCCACCGCAGCACGCTGGAACTGCGCGCCTGCGAAGATGATCCCCGGGTCTGCGCCAAGCCGCTCGAGGGTTCGCCCTGGCGCTTGCCGCTGACCATCAACGTCAAGCCGAAGACCGATACCAGCGGGCGCATGAGCTTCGCGCCGGCCATGGCCGAGATCACCATGCAGGCTGGCCAGGCGGCCAGCCTGACGGTCGAGGCCAGCACCAGTACCGTGCTGGGCGAGAAGGTCCATGTGGCGCTGATCGACCCGGCCGGCATCCTCGCCACGCCGCTCGGCGTGCGCACGCTGTCCGACAGGCAGTTCGCGGCAACCCTGGTGCCCGCCAAGGGCCTGGCGCCCGGCGTCTACACCAGCAAGCTGGAAATGCGCGCCTGCGCCGACGATGCGGCCGTGTGCCATCTGCCCTACGCCGGTTCGCCCTGGACGCTGGCGCTCAAGGTGACCGTCCTGCCCGCCGACAGCGTGAAACCCTTGCCGGTGCTGCCGCAACTGGGGCCATGGAGCACGTACCGGGGCAATCCGGCGCACACCGGCTATGTGCCGGCCAGCTTCGATCCGGCCAGCTTCGCGCTGCGCTGGCAGCGCCTGTTGGCGAAGGAGGATGGCTGGGCGACCGCGCCGGCGCACGATAACGGCCTGGTGTTCCAGGGCGTGGTCACGTATCGCGGCGATCGCGCCGCGCTGGTCGCCATCAGCGAGGAGAGCGGCGCTGAAGTCTGGCGCACCAGCCTGGGCCTGCCCTTCCCGGTCCTGACAAGCCACCTGAATCCGCCGGCCGCCGCCAACGGCAAGGTCTACCTGACTTCGACCAGCAGCGACGAGGCTTCGCTGTGGGTCTTCGAGCAGAAAACCGGCAAGCTGCTGAGCCGCCAGAAAATGGACACGCAGGGCCGCTATGCGCTGGCGCCGACCGTGCTCGGCGACACGCTGTATGCGCCGAACGGCAGCGCCGGTGGCTTGAGCCAGTTCCGCGCCGGCGGCCAGCAGCTCGCCTGGAGCAGCGCCCTGCCCGCTTTTGCCGACTGGACCCCGGCCGTCGATGCCAGCCATGCGTATGTGTATCTGGACGGGCGCCTGTACGCCATGGGCGTGGCTGACGGCCGGCTCGCCTACCAGGTGGACGATCCGGATCACCTGTGGCCCAGCTATAGCGGCGGCACGCCGGTACTGTCGGATAATCAATTCGGGTTTATCTCGGATAGCGGCCGTCTGGTCGCGTTCAACCTGGCCAGGCGCACGCATGCCTGGACGCTCCATGGGAAACGGGTGTCCACGCCGGCCTATGCCAAGGGCGTGCTGTACCTGTTCAACAATACCGGCAATGCGCTGGAAGCGTATGCGCCGGACTCCGGCAAGCTGCTGTGGACGGCGGCGAAGCTGAGCGACCCGGCCGACGCCACCTGGTTCGACCAGCTTGTCGTGACCGATAACCTGGCCTTCATCAGTTCCGAGGCCAGCACCCTGGCGATCGACCTGGCCAGCGGCAAGACGGTGTGGCGCTATGCGCTGGGGGGCAAGCTGTCGATCTCGGATCGGGGCATGCTGTATATCGTGAACAGGAGCGGACGGGTGGCGGCGGTCGGTTTGCAGTAA
- a CDS encoding error-prone DNA polymerase, whose protein sequence is MSTAAPAPSLPDYAELYCLTNFSFLHGASHAEELVARAVQLGYAALAITDECSLAGVVRAHAEAKKAALPLIIGAHFHLRHEDGSAALSLILLASNRNGYGNLAELITLARTRTAKGTYLLTPADLASPAPAQAHLAGMPDCLAILLPAYPGHDAADLDRLHTQAAWMAATFPQRAWLGLTLLHRAFDEAHRATVEEVAWQHGLAVVALGHVCMHVRSRKPLHDTLCAIRLNTPVAECGYALAQNAEQHLRARLRLANLYSPDALAETLRIARLCTFSLDQLRYEYPDELVPPGQTASGYLRAETYIGAHHRFPLGIPAKVQEQLEVELQLIGELRYEPYFLTVYDIVRHARSIGILCQGRGSAANSAVCYCLGITEVDPARGNLLFGRFISKERDEPPDIDVDFEHQRREEVIQYIYNKYGRARAALAAVVISYRPKSALRDSGKALGVDLAIVEKVAKTHHWFDSKDDLVKRLAECGLDPESPLAQQWATLAQRLLGFPRHLSQHPGGFVIAAGKLSRLVPIENATMPDRSVIQWDKDDLEELGLLKVDVLALGMLSVLRRAFDLVGELRGTVFSMQDIPAEDSATYDMICAADTVGVFQIESRAQMSMLPRMLPRTFYDLVVEVAVVRPGPIQGGMVHPYLRRRQKLEKPVYPKEELKEALERTLGVPIFQEQVMQVAMIAADFSAGEADQLRRAMAAWKRKGGLEKYYDKIINGMLGRGYTRDFAESIFNQIKGFGEYGFPESHAASFALLAYASSWLKCHEPAAFLCALLNSQPMGFYSPSQLVQDARRHGIEVRAVDVAISGWDSSLEAGEGAQPAVRLGLSLQRGMRPESAARIEEARAVRAFESVADLARRAALDRHDLQVLAGANALHGLAGNRRQALWQAVGAVPDKDLLRPTTPEEDVPLLHAPSEGEEIVGDYRAQGMTLGRHPLALLRARLLDQRFLPASQLNGFKQGQLARACGIVTVRQRPATAKGVLFVTIEDETGNVNVIVWPSLVEQQRREVLGASLLGVYGVWQSDGQVRHLVAKRLVDLSHLMGRLDTSSRDFC, encoded by the coding sequence ATGAGTACCGCCGCCCCCGCCCCCAGCCTGCCCGACTACGCCGAGTTGTACTGCCTGACCAACTTTTCCTTCCTGCACGGCGCCTCGCACGCCGAGGAACTGGTGGCCCGCGCTGTCCAGCTCGGCTACGCGGCGCTGGCCATCACCGACGAATGTTCGCTGGCGGGGGTGGTGCGGGCCCATGCCGAAGCCAAAAAGGCGGCGCTGCCCCTGATCATCGGCGCCCACTTCCACCTGCGCCATGAGGACGGCAGCGCAGCCCTGTCGCTGATATTGCTGGCCAGCAACCGCAATGGCTACGGCAACCTGGCCGAACTGATCACCCTGGCGCGCACGCGCACGGCCAAAGGTACTTATCTGCTGACGCCCGCCGACCTGGCGTCGCCGGCCCCAGCGCAAGCCCACCTGGCCGGCATGCCCGACTGCCTGGCGATCTTGCTGCCCGCCTACCCCGGCCACGATGCGGCCGACCTCGACCGCCTGCACACCCAGGCCGCCTGGATGGCCGCCACCTTTCCGCAGCGCGCCTGGCTGGGCTTGACCTTGCTGCACCGCGCCTTCGACGAAGCCCACCGCGCCACGGTCGAGGAAGTCGCCTGGCAGCACGGCCTGGCCGTGGTGGCGCTGGGCCACGTCTGCATGCACGTGCGCTCGCGCAAACCCCTGCACGACACCCTGTGCGCCATCCGCCTCAACACGCCCGTGGCCGAATGCGGCTACGCGCTGGCGCAAAATGCCGAACAGCACCTGCGCGCGCGCCTGCGCCTGGCCAATCTGTACAGCCCCGACGCCCTGGCCGAAACGCTGCGCATCGCCCGCCTGTGCACCTTTTCGCTCGACCAGCTGCGCTACGAATACCCGGATGAACTGGTGCCGCCCGGGCAGACGGCGTCCGGCTACCTGCGCGCCGAAACCTATATCGGCGCGCACCACCGCTTTCCGCTCGGCATACCGGCAAAAGTGCAGGAACAGCTCGAAGTCGAACTCCAGCTGATCGGCGAACTGCGCTACGAACCCTACTTTCTGACCGTGTACGACATCGTGCGCCATGCGCGCTCGATCGGCATCTTGTGCCAGGGGCGCGGCTCGGCCGCCAATTCGGCCGTGTGCTATTGCCTCGGCATCACCGAAGTCGACCCCGCGCGCGGCAACCTGCTGTTCGGGCGCTTCATTTCCAAGGAACGCGACGAACCGCCCGACATCGACGTCGACTTCGAGCACCAGCGGCGCGAAGAAGTCATCCAGTACATCTACAACAAATACGGGCGCGCGCGCGCCGCCCTGGCCGCCGTGGTGATCAGCTACCGCCCCAAGAGCGCCCTGCGCGACAGCGGCAAGGCGCTCGGCGTCGACCTGGCCATCGTCGAGAAAGTCGCCAAGACCCACCACTGGTTCGACAGCAAGGACGACCTGGTCAAGCGCCTGGCCGAATGCGGGCTCGACCCCGAATCCCCGCTGGCCCAGCAATGGGCCACCCTGGCCCAGCGCTTGCTTGGCTTTCCGCGCCACTTGTCGCAGCACCCGGGCGGCTTCGTGATCGCCGCCGGCAAGCTCTCGCGCCTGGTGCCGATCGAAAACGCCACCATGCCCGACCGCAGCGTGATCCAGTGGGACAAGGACGACCTCGAAGAACTGGGTTTATTAAAGGTCGATGTGCTGGCGCTCGGCATGCTCTCGGTGCTGCGGCGCGCGTTCGACCTGGTGGGCGAACTGCGCGGCACGGTGTTTTCGATGCAGGACATCCCGGCCGAAGACAGCGCCACCTACGACATGATTTGCGCGGCCGACACGGTGGGCGTCTTCCAGATCGAATCGCGCGCGCAGATGAGCATGCTTCCGCGCATGCTGCCGCGCACTTTTTACGACCTGGTGGTCGAAGTGGCGGTGGTGCGGCCGGGGCCGATCCAGGGCGGCATGGTCCATCCCTACCTGCGCCGGCGCCAGAAGCTGGAAAAGCCCGTGTACCCGAAGGAAGAATTGAAGGAGGCGCTGGAACGCACCCTGGGCGTGCCGATCTTCCAGGAGCAGGTGATGCAGGTGGCGATGATCGCCGCCGACTTTAGCGCCGGCGAGGCCGACCAGCTGCGGCGCGCCATGGCCGCCTGGAAGCGCAAGGGCGGGCTGGAAAAATACTACGACAAGATCATCAACGGCATGCTCGGGCGCGGCTACACCCGCGATTTTGCCGAATCGATCTTCAACCAGATCAAGGGTTTCGGCGAATACGGCTTTCCCGAATCGCACGCCGCCAGTTTTGCCTTGCTGGCCTACGCCAGTTCCTGGCTCAAGTGCCACGAACCGGCCGCCTTCCTGTGCGCCTTGCTCAACAGCCAGCCGATGGGTTTCTATAGCCCCTCGCAACTGGTGCAGGATGCGCGCCGCCACGGCATCGAGGTGCGCGCGGTGGACGTGGCCATCAGCGGCTGGGATTCCAGCCTGGAAGCGGGGGAGGGTGCGCAGCCGGCGGTGCGGCTGGGACTGTCGCTGCAGCGCGGCATGCGACCCGAGTCGGCGGCGCGCATCGAAGAAGCGCGCGCCGTGCGCGCTTTTGAGAGCGTGGCCGACCTCGCGCGCCGGGCCGCTCTGGACCGGCACGACCTGCAGGTGCTGGCCGGCGCCAACGCCTTGCATGGCCTGGCCGGCAACCGGCGCCAGGCGCTGTGGCAAGCGGTGGGCGCGGTGCCCGACAAGGACTTGCTGCGCCCGACCACGCCCGAGGAAGACGTGCCGCTGCTGCATGCGCCGAGCGAAGGCGAAGAGATTGTGGGCGACTACCGCGCGCAGGGAATGACCCTGGGGCGGCACCCGCTGGCGCTGCTGCGCGCGCGCCTGCTCGACCAGCGCTTCCTGCCGGCATCGCAGCTCAACGGCTTCAAGCAAGGGCAGCTGGCGCGGGCCTGCGGCATCGTCACGGTACGGCAGCGGCCGGCGACGGCCAAGGGTGTGCTGTTCGTCACCATCGAAGACGAGACCGGCAACGTGAACGTGATCGTCTGGCCGAGCCTGGTGGAACAACAGCGGCGCGAAGTGCTGGGTGCAAGCTTGCTGGGCGTGTACGGCGTGTGGCAAAGCGACGGGCAAGTGCGGCATCTGGTGGCCAAGCGCCTGGTCGACCTGTCGCACCTGATGGGCCGCCTCGACACCAGCAGCCGCGACTTCTGCTAG
- a CDS encoding IS4 family transposase, producing MHAQRIIQKFLDEDCPSIHVKRRAGLALVTDAAQRGGLTLLRLSRQVGSATALRHRIKQCDRLLSNGHLESERPEIYRALARRVLHEHPRVAIIVDWSDLLKDVSQHVLRATVVLEGRSFVTYEEIHDSDSYNVAAVHGKFMETLRTILPERCEPIIITDAGFRGTWFRMLNELKFAWIGRVRNREQMLLRGSEEWVDCQQLYPRARKHVQDLGIVDHVKSAPVKCRMVLTKKDGKGRQNKTAFGEKKQSAHSKKQAKGQREPWLLAVSTKLAALNADEIVKWYECRMQIEQTFRDLKNPQWGMGLRDSQTRKPRRLKALLLIAALLSFAFWLIGLAALARGFRIQYGSLAKASQTVSILTLARRWIDEHQKRMTLPELAQALTQLRHMIKTYDI from the coding sequence ATGCATGCACAGCGAATCATACAGAAATTTTTAGATGAAGATTGCCCGTCGATTCACGTTAAGCGTAGAGCCGGTTTAGCGCTTGTAACTGATGCTGCACAGCGAGGCGGACTCACCTTGCTTCGGTTGAGCAGGCAAGTCGGCAGCGCAACAGCTCTGCGCCATCGAATCAAACAGTGCGACCGGTTGTTGAGCAATGGCCATCTAGAATCGGAGCGCCCGGAGATTTATCGCGCGCTGGCCAGGCGCGTGTTGCATGAGCACCCCCGTGTGGCAATTATTGTCGACTGGTCGGATCTGTTGAAGGACGTCAGCCAGCACGTTCTGCGTGCAACGGTCGTCCTTGAAGGGCGATCCTTCGTGACTTATGAAGAGATCCATGATTCCGATTCCTATAACGTGGCAGCGGTTCATGGCAAATTCATGGAGACGCTGCGAACCATTCTTCCGGAGCGATGCGAGCCCATCATTATCACTGACGCTGGCTTTCGCGGCACTTGGTTTAGGATGCTCAATGAACTGAAGTTTGCCTGGATCGGCCGTGTGCGTAATCGTGAGCAGATGCTTCTGCGGGGAAGCGAGGAATGGGTTGACTGTCAGCAGTTGTATCCCCGTGCACGCAAGCACGTGCAGGATCTCGGCATCGTTGACCATGTCAAAAGTGCCCCCGTCAAATGTCGTATGGTCTTGACAAAAAAAGATGGAAAAGGTCGGCAGAACAAAACTGCATTCGGCGAGAAAAAACAAAGCGCGCATAGTAAAAAGCAGGCCAAGGGGCAACGCGAGCCGTGGCTGCTCGCCGTGTCCACCAAGTTAGCCGCCCTTAATGCCGATGAGATCGTCAAGTGGTACGAGTGCCGGATGCAAATTGAACAAACCTTCCGAGACTTGAAAAACCCCCAATGGGGAATGGGACTGCGCGACAGCCAGACACGCAAACCACGACGTCTCAAGGCATTGTTGCTCATCGCCGCATTGCTCAGCTTCGCGTTCTGGCTAATCGGCCTGGCTGCCCTTGCCCGAGGATTTCGCATTCAATATGGCAGTCTAGCGAAGGCTTCACAAACCGTATCCATACTTACGCTTGCTCGTCGTTGGATCGACGAGCATCAAAAGCGAATGACTCTCCCTGAACTTGCTCAGGCCCTCACCCAGCTACGACATATGATCAAGACATATGACATTTGA
- a CDS encoding PRC-barrel domain-containing protein has translation MSYEERDAYGMYVDKGSKGPGPELMGADTLIGDHVHNLKNEHLGEIKEIMLDMRTGKIAYAVMSSGGVLTIGEKLFAVPWEALTLDTANKRFTLNIEKERIDNAPGFDTDHWPDMANQQWSSQIHSYYGTSAH, from the coding sequence ATGTCCTACGAAGAACGCGATGCTTATGGCATGTATGTCGACAAGGGGTCGAAAGGCCCGGGTCCAGAACTGATGGGTGCGGATACCCTGATCGGTGACCACGTGCACAATCTCAAGAATGAGCATCTGGGTGAAATCAAGGAAATCATGCTCGACATGCGCACCGGTAAGATTGCATATGCAGTCATGTCGAGTGGCGGCGTGCTGACCATTGGCGAAAAACTGTTCGCCGTGCCTTGGGAAGCATTGACTCTCGACACCGCCAACAAGCGCTTTACGCTCAACATCGAGAAAGAGCGCATCGACAACGCGCCAGGTTTCGATACCGATCACTGGCCGGACATGGCCAACCAGCAATGGTCGAGCCAGATTCACAGCTATTACGGCACCAGCGCGCACTAA
- a CDS encoding PhzF family phenazine biosynthesis protein produces MQVHTVRCFGAAAGHGNVALVIEEGPPTPEARQAFARAQPHPACVFLDPGLQRYWFADYYYPHARSPLCLHATLGAAQVLFARAGQAAQDIVLATAMRGQPLRLCRQADNFFVALQPQSVPEVAVDGALAAWLLDQPELTLTAAPVLASVGSPKLLLEVLDRATLHALRPPLDRILDWGRAHGVSGCYVVCRIGEDVYEGRNFNHLDPAMEDRATGVAAGALTAHLGRAITLHQGGALGASCLIRTRLEDGAILVGGRAEAVPAN; encoded by the coding sequence ATGCAGGTGCATACGGTGCGCTGTTTTGGTGCGGCGGCGGGCCACGGCAATGTGGCGCTGGTGATTGAAGAGGGTCCGCCCACGCCCGAGGCGCGCCAGGCGTTTGCGCGGGCCCAGCCGCATCCGGCATGCGTATTTCTCGACCCTGGATTACAGCGATACTGGTTCGCCGACTATTACTATCCGCACGCCAGGAGTCCCCTGTGCCTGCACGCCACCCTGGGCGCGGCGCAGGTGCTGTTCGCGCGCGCCGGGCAGGCGGCGCAGGACATCGTGCTGGCCACGGCAATGCGCGGGCAGCCCTTGCGCCTGTGCCGGCAAGCAGACAATTTTTTCGTCGCGCTGCAGCCCCAGAGCGTGCCCGAGGTCGCTGTCGATGGCGCGCTGGCCGCGTGGCTGCTGGACCAGCCTGAGCTGACACTGACGGCAGCGCCCGTGCTGGCCTCGGTCGGCAGTCCCAAGCTGCTGCTCGAAGTGCTGGACCGCGCCACCCTGCACGCGCTCCGCCCCCCGCTCGATCGCATCCTGGACTGGGGCCGCGCGCATGGCGTGAGCGGCTGTTACGTGGTGTGCCGCATCGGCGAGGATGTCTACGAAGGGCGCAACTTCAACCACCTCGATCCCGCCATGGAAGACCGGGCCACGGGGGTGGCGGCCGGGGCCCTGACAGCCCACCTCGGGCGCGCCATCACCCTGCACCAGGGTGGTGCACTGGGTGCGTCCTGCCTGATCCGCACCCGGTTGGAGGATGGCGCGATTCTGGTGGGCGGACGGGCCGAGGCCGTGCCTGCCAATTGA